A segment of the Candidatus Doudnabacteria bacterium genome:
CCGACGCCCCGATCATCGGAGAAGAGTCGACGATCGCGGCCCGCGGAGGCAAGTGTGCGGATGAGCAGGGAAAATTTTGGGACTATTACAATTATTTGTTTCAGCATCAGAAACCCGAGAATAACGGCAACCTGAGAACATCTAATTTGAAAAAGATAGCTTTGCAGATCGGTCTCGATGGAGAGCAGTTTGACGCTTGCCTGGATTCGCAAAAATACGCTTCCGAGGTATCTGATGAATTGAAACTTTTCGGCGTGCTTGGCATTACCGGGACGCCTGGATTTGTCATTAATGATCAGGTAGTATCAGGCTATAAAGCGGGGGTAATTCAGGGGATAATTGATAAAGAATTGAAGTCTATCGATCCGAATCCTTGACATTTGCCTGATTTGTTTTTTTATTGTATATTAAATTTGCTGTAATACCCCAAAAAATGAAATAAAATGAATAAAGCAGTCAAATGGGTTCTTATTGTAATCTTGATTTTGGGTGTAATAATCAGTGCTGGGTTCCTTGCAGTGAAATACTGGCCTAAGAATACCAATTCTCAGGCGAACATTCTTCAAAGAGAACAAGCAGCGGATGCCTATGTTCCAAGCAAAGACCCGGCAGCTGATCTGGCGGCAGACAAACAGA
Coding sequences within it:
- a CDS encoding thioredoxin domain-containing protein, giving the protein MKLIPKRYLIIVSIFVIGIFLTVAAYSTLRFHEKNKTPVSADSAKSEPIVRSPQEMLKELSRNSPQLGSPNAPIQVVEFADFQCPYCEQFYATAFNQINDKYVKTGKVKFIFADAPIIGEESTIAARGGKCADEQGKFWDYYNYLFQHQKPENNGNLRTSNLKKIALQIGLDGEQFDACLDSQKYASEVSDELKLFGVLGITGTPGFVINDQVVSGYKAGVIQGIIDKELKSIDPNP